From a region of the Campylobacter showae genome:
- the trmA gene encoding tRNA (uridine(54)-C5)-methyltransferase TrmA gives MPDKFCKFLGECGSCTLDMPYEEQVKFKTDFIRREFEPFYSGEFEFFASQSAAYRTRAEFGIWRDGEELRFTMHGTKAKRIFIDECPKVAAPIANLMPRLLEALTKNQILKERLFGAEFISCASGILATLLYHKRLCQAEQSEIESLAREFAGHRVTIAARAKGQKLLSNELNLEDSLNIGGKIYKFTFGDGAFIQPNTAVNEKMIAWAKSCVEHGADMLELYCGHGNFTVPLAEKFKRVLATEISKSSIANALKNCELNGVNNIKFLRMSAEELMSAFRREREFNRLRELDIFSYDFSHVLVDPPRAGLDESVINFIKNYENIIYISCSPQSLKRDLAQLALTHEAVKFAVFDQFANTAHIECGVLLRSKNA, from the coding sequence TTGCCCGATAAGTTTTGCAAATTTTTAGGAGAGTGCGGTAGCTGCACCCTTGATATGCCTTATGAGGAACAGGTTAAATTTAAAACCGATTTTATAAGACGCGAATTTGAGCCGTTTTATAGCGGCGAATTTGAGTTTTTCGCCTCGCAGAGTGCCGCTTACCGCACGAGAGCGGAGTTTGGGATCTGGCGCGACGGCGAGGAGCTTAGATTTACGATGCACGGTACTAAAGCTAAGCGCATTTTTATAGACGAATGCCCAAAAGTAGCCGCTCCTATCGCAAATTTGATGCCGCGTTTGCTTGAAGCGCTTACTAAAAATCAAATTTTAAAAGAGAGACTCTTTGGCGCCGAGTTTATCTCGTGTGCGAGCGGGATACTGGCGACGCTGCTCTATCATAAGCGTCTATGCCAAGCCGAGCAGAGCGAGATAGAAAGCTTAGCGCGTGAGTTTGCCGGTCACCGCGTGACGATCGCGGCGAGAGCAAAAGGGCAAAAGCTGCTAAGTAATGAACTAAATTTAGAGGACAGCCTAAATATCGGCGGTAAAATTTACAAATTTACATTCGGCGACGGGGCTTTTATCCAGCCAAACACCGCCGTAAACGAAAAGATGATCGCATGGGCGAAGAGCTGTGTAGAGCACGGCGCGGATATGCTTGAGCTTTACTGCGGACACGGCAACTTTACCGTCCCGCTAGCTGAAAAATTTAAGCGCGTTTTGGCAACCGAGATATCCAAAAGCTCGATCGCAAATGCCCTTAAAAACTGCGAACTTAACGGCGTAAATAACATCAAATTTTTGCGAATGAGCGCCGAGGAGCTGATGAGTGCGTTTAGGCGCGAGCGCGAGTTTAACCGCCTAAGAGAGCTTGATATCTTTAGCTACGATTTCTCGCACGTTTTGGTCGATCCGCCGCGCGCGGGACTCGATGAGAGCGTGATAAATTTCATCAAAAACTACGAAAATATCATCTATATCTCCTGTTCGCCGCAGAGCCTAAAGCGCGATCTAGCGCAGCTTGCCCTAACGCACGAGGCGGTCAAATTTGCCGTGTTTGATCAGTTTGCAAACACCGCTCATATCGAGTGCGGCGTGCTTTTAAGGAGTAAAAATGCCTAG
- a CDS encoding CoA-binding protein gives MPSELRRILSTAKNIAVVGLSPDESKPSNEVAKFLIERGFNVFPVYPKFDEILGRKIYRNLTQIDENIDIAVMFRKGEFASELVKDAVKKGVKTLWLQLGIANDEAGAVARENGINFVQDKCIKIELQRLD, from the coding sequence ATGCCTAGCGAATTAAGGCGAATTTTATCCACCGCTAAAAATATCGCGGTCGTGGGCCTTAGTCCAGATGAGAGCAAGCCTAGCAACGAGGTAGCAAAATTTCTCATTGAGCGCGGATTTAACGTATTTCCCGTCTATCCAAAATTTGATGAAATTTTAGGGCGTAAGATTTATAGAAATTTGACCCAAATAGATGAAAATATCGACATCGCCGTGATGTTTAGAAAGGGCGAGTTTGCTAGCGAGCTAGTAAAAGACGCCGTCAAAAAAGGCGTGAAAACGCTGTGGCTACAGCTTGGTATAGCAAATGACGAAGCAGGAGCGGTCGCTCGCGAAAACGGGATCAATTTCGTGCAGGATAAGTGTATAAAAATCGAGCTACAAAGGCTTGATTAG
- the ilvA gene encoding threonine ammonia-lyase, whose amino-acid sequence MISLNKIIQAKRTISGFVYKTPFAYSAKLSLASGALIYLKEENLQRTGAYKIRGAYNKIANLSAQERKKGVVAASAGNHAQGVAISAREFKTPATIVMPESTPLLKVLGTKDLGAEVILKGDNFDEAYAYAVEYAKQQGMSFIHPFDDEYVMAGQGTVGLEMLDDLAELETIIVPVGGGGLISGISSCVKQVNPDIRVVAVSAKGAPAMFNSFSAKKSINSKTVRTIADGIAVRDASETTLANILECVDEFVQVDDEEIANAILFLLETQKIVVEGAGAVGVASILHNKVKFKAGERIGIVLSGGNIDVQMLNVIIEKGLIKSHRKMALQITLIDKPGALMSLTDSLKIANANIVKIDYDRFSTSLEYGDANITITLETKGEDHQELIKKVLREHDFKFIQVF is encoded by the coding sequence ATGATCTCTCTAAATAAAATAATCCAAGCCAAGCGCACGATAAGCGGCTTTGTGTACAAGACGCCGTTTGCCTACAGCGCAAAGCTAAGCCTCGCAAGCGGCGCGCTCATATACCTAAAAGAGGAAAATCTCCAGCGCACTGGCGCATACAAGATCCGCGGCGCGTACAATAAAATCGCAAATTTAAGCGCGCAGGAGCGTAAAAAAGGCGTCGTCGCGGCAAGTGCTGGCAATCATGCCCAGGGCGTGGCTATTTCAGCGCGCGAGTTTAAGACGCCCGCCACCATCGTGATGCCTGAGTCCACACCGCTTTTAAAGGTGCTAGGCACAAAAGATCTAGGCGCCGAGGTCATCTTAAAGGGCGATAACTTCGACGAGGCCTACGCCTACGCCGTAGAGTACGCCAAGCAGCAGGGTATGAGCTTTATCCATCCATTTGACGACGAGTACGTGATGGCTGGGCAGGGGACGGTGGGGCTTGAGATGCTTGATGATTTGGCCGAGCTTGAAACCATCATCGTGCCGGTTGGCGGCGGCGGACTAATAAGCGGCATATCAAGCTGCGTAAAGCAGGTAAATCCAGACATCCGCGTAGTCGCCGTGAGCGCAAAGGGCGCACCTGCGATGTTTAACAGCTTTAGTGCTAAAAAAAGCATAAACTCAAAAACCGTGCGCACTATCGCCGACGGCATCGCTGTTCGCGACGCGAGCGAGACGACTCTGGCAAATATCCTAGAGTGCGTAGACGAGTTCGTGCAGGTCGACGACGAGGAGATCGCAAATGCCATTTTGTTTTTGCTCGAGACGCAAAAGATCGTGGTCGAGGGCGCGGGCGCGGTCGGCGTCGCCAGTATCCTGCACAACAAAGTCAAATTTAAAGCCGGCGAGCGCATCGGCATCGTGCTAAGCGGCGGAAATATCGACGTGCAAATGCTAAACGTCATCATCGAAAAGGGCCTCATCAAGTCTCACCGCAAGATGGCACTGCAAATCACGCTGATAGATAAACCGGGCGCGCTCATGAGCCTAACCGATAGTTTAAAGATCGCTAATGCCAACATAGTAAAGATCGACTACGACCGCTTCTCCACGAGTCTGGAGTACGGCGACGCAAATATCACGATCACGCTCGAAACCAAGGGCGAAGACCACCAAGAGCTTATCAAAAAAGTGCTCAGGGAGCATGATTTTAAATTTATTCAGGTGTTTTAA
- a CDS encoding DUF4230 domain-containing protein, translated as MIDVTSLILAILLAVCVFTIFRFNKALKTAQKPATTQISTEISQLKSIGELSVFQVYSKEIVTKTDHAFGSFGKEYLRWLVSEKKLSMIFEFEINFIYDLTSPRLEIVNVASEEYLIKMPPCKYKFSIANMKFYDEKNGKFIPFLLPDSLNGFFGSSFSEEDKNRLIEEARAEVEKMSVRLINQLQSKIHKSARDTLEAIAKSFGARAVRFEFNDEGEQVQLNLQNVA; from the coding sequence ATGATAGATGTTACAAGCCTTATTTTAGCGATTTTGCTGGCGGTTTGCGTATTTACGATTTTTAGATTTAATAAAGCCTTAAAAACCGCGCAAAAGCCTGCGACGACGCAGATCAGCACCGAGATATCGCAGCTAAAATCCATCGGCGAGCTATCCGTTTTTCAGGTCTATAGCAAAGAGATCGTGACCAAAACCGACCACGCATTCGGCAGCTTTGGCAAGGAGTATCTGCGCTGGCTGGTGAGCGAGAAAAAGCTCTCGATGATATTTGAGTTTGAGATAAATTTTATCTACGACCTAACGAGCCCGCGCCTAGAGATCGTAAACGTCGCGAGCGAGGAGTATCTCATCAAGATGCCGCCTTGCAAATACAAATTTTCGATCGCGAATATGAAATTTTACGACGAGAAAAACGGTAAATTTATTCCGTTTTTGCTGCCCGATTCGCTAAACGGATTTTTCGGTAGCAGCTTTAGCGAGGAGGATAAAAACAGGCTCATCGAGGAGGCTCGCGCCGAGGTCGAAAAGATGTCTGTACGCCTGATAAATCAGCTCCAGTCCAAGATCCACAAGTCCGCGCGCGACACGCTGGAGGCGATCGCAAAGAGTTTTGGGGCTAGGGCGGTGAGGTTTGAGTTTAACGACGAGGGCGAGCAAGTTCAGTTAAATCTGCAAAACGTGGCGTGA